One part of the Arabidopsis thaliana chromosome 1 sequence genome encodes these proteins:
- the GAMMA CA1 gene encoding gamma carbonic anhydrase 1 (gamma carbonic anhydrase 1 (GAMMA CA1); FUNCTIONS IN: carbonate dehydratase activity; INVOLVED IN: photorespiration; LOCATED IN: mitochondrion, mitochondrial membrane, mitochondrial respiratory chain complex I, respiratory chain complex I; EXPRESSED IN: 23 plant structures; EXPRESSED DURING: 14 growth stages; CONTAINS InterPro DOMAIN/s: Trimeric LpxA-like (InterPro:IPR011004); BEST Arabidopsis thaliana protein match is: gamma carbonic anhydrase 2 (TAIR:AT1G47260.1); Has 10894 Blast hits to 10839 proteins in 2210 species: Archae - 265; Bacteria - 7962; Metazoa - 13; Fungi - 83; Plants - 197; Viruses - 0; Other Eukaryotes - 2374 (source: NCBI BLink).): MGTLGRAFYSVGFWIRETGQALDRLGCRLQGKNYFREQLSRHRTLMNVFDKAPIVDKEAFVAPSASVIGDVHIGRGSSIWYGCVLRGDVNTVSVGSGTNIQDNSLVHVAKSNLSGKVHPTIIGDNVTIGHSAVLHGCTVEDETFIGMGATLLDGVVVEKHGMVAAGALVRQNTRIPSGEVWGGNPARFLRKLTDEEIAFISQSATNYSNLAQAHAAENAKPLNVIEFEKVLRKKHALKDEEYDSMLGIVRETPPELNLPNNILPDKETKRPSNVN; the protein is encoded by the exons ATGGGAACCCTAGGCAGAGCATTTTACTCGGTCGGTTTTTGGATCCGTGAGACTGGTCAAGCTCTTGATCGCCTCGGTTGTCGCCTTCAAGGCAAAAATTACTTCCGAGAACAAC TGTCAAGGCATCGGACACTGATGAATGTATTTGATAAGGCTCCGATTGTGGACAAGGAAGCTTTTGTGGCACCAAGCGCCTCAGTTATTGGGGACGTTCACATTGGAAGAGGATCGTCCATTTGGTATGGATGCGTATTACGAG GCGATGTGAACACCGTAAGTGTTGGGTCAGGAACTAATATTCAGGACAACTCACTTGTGCATGTGGCAAAATCAAACTTAAGCGGGAAGGTGCACCCAACCATAATTGGAGACAATGTAACCATTG GTCATAGTGCTGTTTTACATGGATGTACTGTTGAGGATGAGACCTTTATTGGGATGGGTGCGACACTTCTTGATGGGGTCGTTGTTGAAAAGCATGGGATGGTTGCTGCTGGTGCACTTGTACGACAAAACACCAGAATTCCTTCTGGAGAG GTATGGGGAGGAAACCCAGCAAGGTTCCTCAGGAAGCTCACTGATGAGGAAATTGCTTTTATCTCTCAGTCAGCAACAAACTACTCAAACCTCGCACAGGCTCACGCTGCAGAGAATGCAAAGCCATTAAATGTGATTGAGTTCGAGAAGGTTCTACGCAAGAAGCATGCTCTAAAGGACGAGGAGTATGACTCAATGCTCGGAATAGTGAGAGAAACTCCACCAGAGCTTAACCTCCCTAACAACATACTGCCTGATAAAGAAACCAAGCGTCCTTCTAATGTGAACTGA
- a CDS encoding uncharacterized protein (unknown protein; Has 44 Blast hits to 24 proteins in 12 species: Archae - 0; Bacteria - 8; Metazoa - 22; Fungi - 0; Plants - 6; Viruses - 0; Other Eukaryotes - 8 (source: NCBI BLink).) — MEAEKAEASWTYENLFQNCKYTVGLSAVVAFGYCCLPVIVNQLHGKIQTTEKKEPDLYDQYVAAVPPPSTVTPFDSYNMSKFEDVGYYNNSTYRENVPAFQAVKAVEESSYSYDQEVVEMSSKSYRRTSRSEKKMTERMVEYRKTETERVTKTGSWRSQSMDGLSSGEEFRRTIQTFVSEQKKMHIIRASGVDDQLENGYIHRASGVDDRVHYWEHGAVPQWQNDDVPQLQNGGVPHWWQNGSVSQLQNSDVPQWQNGGVLQLQNGDVPQWQTGGVSQLQNGVHEPQNGIVQWKGSRDDGSGRHRHRHGHRSRKHRQ, encoded by the exons atggaggcAGAGAAAGCAGAGGCGAGTTGGACATACGAGAATCTGTTCCAGAATTGTAAATACACCGTTGGATTGTCCGCCGTCGTAGCCTTCGGTTACTGTTGTTTACCGGTGATCGTCAACCAACTGCACGG CAAAATCCAAACCACGGAAAAAAAGGAACCAGATCTTTACGATCAATATGTAGCCGCCGTCCCTCCACCCTCCACCGTCACGCCGTTCGATTCCTATAATATGTCAAAGTTTGAAGATGTTGGATATTACAATAACTCGACTTACAGAGAGAATGTACCCGCGTTTCAAGCGGTTAAGGCGGTTGAGGAGAGTAGTTATAGTTACGATCAAGAAGTGGTGGAGATGAGTTCGAAGAGTTACAGGAGGACGAgcagatcggagaagaagatgacggaGAGGATGGTGGAGTATCGGAAGACGGAAACGGAGAGAGTGACGAAAACGGGGTCGTGGAGGTCGCAGTCTATGGATGGTTTAAGCAGCGGCGAGGAGTTTCGTAGGACGATACAGACTTTTGTCTCGGAGCAGAAGAAGATGCATATAATCCGAGCTAGCGGCGTCGATGATCAGTTGGAAAACGGCTACATTCACCGAGCTAGCGGCGTCGATGATCGTGTTCACTATTGGGAACACGGCGCCGTTCCTCAGTGGCAAAACGATGACGTTCCTCAGTTGCAAAACGGCGGCGTTCCTCATTGGTGGCAAAACGGCAGCGTTTCTCAGTTGCAAAACAGCGATGTTCCACAATGGCAAAACGGCGGCGTTCTTCAGTTGCAAAACGGTGATGTTCCACAATGGCAAACCGGCGGCGTTTCTCAGTTGCAAAATGGTGTCCATGAGCCTCAAAACGGTATCGTTCAGTGGAAAGGATCTCGTGACGATGGAAGTGGTCGTCATCGTCATCGCCATGGTCATCGTAGTCGTAAACATAGGCAGTAG
- a CDS encoding Glutathione S-transferase family protein (Glutathione S-transferase family protein; FUNCTIONS IN: glutathione dehydrogenase (ascorbate) activity; EXPRESSED IN: leaf; CONTAINS InterPro DOMAIN/s: Thioredoxin fold (InterPro:IPR012335), Glutathione S-transferase, C-terminal (InterPro:IPR004046), Glutathione S-transferase, C-terminal-like (InterPro:IPR010987), Glutathione S-transferase/chloride channel, C-terminal (InterPro:IPR017933), Glutathione S-transferase, N-terminal (InterPro:IPR004045), Thioredoxin-like fold (InterPro:IPR012336); BEST Arabidopsis thaliana protein match is: dehydroascorbate reductase (TAIR:AT1G19570.2); Has 503 Blast hits to 503 proteins in 149 species: Archae - 0; Bacteria - 48; Metazoa - 190; Fungi - 2; Plants - 245; Viruses - 0; Other Eukaryotes - 18 (source: NCBI BLink).), which yields MLVVQICSSPSHEMFWDISPQGKVPVLKIDDKWVTDSDATVGILEEKYPDPPLKTPAEFASVGSNIFEALENHLKSHDGPFIAGERVSAVDLSLAPKLYHLQVALGHFKSWSVPESFPHVHNYMKTLFSLDSFEKTKTEEKCVISGWAPKVNP from the exons ATGCTTGTCGTCCAAATTTGCTCTTCTCCATCACACGAGATGTTCTGGGACATTAGTCCTCAAGGGAAAGTACCAGTGCTTAAGATCGACGACAAGTGGGTGACTGATTCCGACGCCACCGTTGGTATCCTCGAGGAGAAGTATCCTGATCCACCTCTCAAGACTCCTGCTGAATTTGCCTCTGTTGGCTCCAACATTTTCG AAGCTTTGGAGAACCATCTCAAGAGTCACGATGGTCCTTTTATCGCCGGGGAAAGAGTTTCCGCGGTGGATCTTAGCTTAGCACCAAAGCTTTACCACCTTCAAGTTGCTCTTGGCCATTTCAAAAGCTGGTCTGTCCCTGAGAGCTTTCCCCATGTCCATAACTACATGAAGACTCTGTTCTCGCTCGACTCTTTTGAGAAAACTAAGACCGAGGAAAAGTGTGTGATCTCTGGATGGGCTCCCAAGGTCAACCCTTGA
- a CDS encoding pfkB-like carbohydrate kinase family protein (pfkB-like carbohydrate kinase family protein; FUNCTIONS IN: kinase activity; INVOLVED IN: D-ribose catabolic process; LOCATED IN: cellular_component unknown; EXPRESSED IN: 21 plant structures; EXPRESSED DURING: 13 growth stages; CONTAINS InterPro DOMAIN/s: Carbohydrate/purine kinase (InterPro:IPR011611); BEST Arabidopsis thaliana protein match is: pfkB-like carbohydrate kinase family protein (TAIR:AT4G27600.1); Has 11746 Blast hits to 11745 proteins in 2087 species: Archae - 257; Bacteria - 7533; Metazoa - 331; Fungi - 90; Plants - 444; Viruses - 0; Other Eukaryotes - 3091 (source: NCBI BLink).), with amino-acid sequence MVAEALPKCPEAPLVLGLQPAALIDNVAPVDWSLLDQIPGDRGGSIAVQKDELEHMLKELDAHISVAPLKKMAGGSVTNTVRGLSVGFGVATGIIGAYGDDEQGQLFVSNMGFSGVSISRLRKKKGSTAQCVCLVDDSGNRTMRPCLSSAVKIQADELSKEDFTGSKWLVLRYAVLNLQVIQAAIRFAKQEGLSVSLDLASFEMVRNSKSELRQLLESGNIDLCFANEDEAAELLRGEQEAGPEAALEFLGRHCRWAVVTLGSKGCIAKHDKEVVHISAIGETVATDATGAGDLFASGFLYGLIKGLSLEECCKVGSCSGGSVIRALGGEVTPENWQWMHKQLQLKGLPVPDIHN; translated from the exons atggtAGCTGAGGCCTTGCCCAAATGCCCTGAAGCTCCACTCGTACTTGGACTCCAACCCGCAGCTCTTATCGATAACGTCGCTCCTGTTGATTGGTCTTTACTCGATCAAATTCCCGGTGATCGCGGTGGCTCCATTGCC GTGCAAAAGGATGAGTTAGAGCACATGCTAAAAGAGCTTGATGCACATATCAGTGTGGCTCCATTAAAGAAGATGGCTGGAGGAAGTGTGACCAATACAGTTCGAGGCTTGAGTGTTGGGTTCGGTGTAGCCACTGGGATTATTGGTGCTTATGGAGACGATGAACAAGGCCAATTGTTTGTTAGCAATATGGGTTTTAGTGGTGTGAGTATCTCAAGGCtcaggaagaagaaaggttcCACTGCTCAG tGTGTTTGCTTGGTTGATGACTCTGGTAATCGAACAATGCGACCATGTCTCTCGAGTGCTGTGAAGATTCAG GCAGATGAATTAAGCAAAGAAGATTTCACAGGCTCTAAG TGGTTGGTTCTTAGATATGCTGTTCTTAATTTACAAGTAATTCAAGCAGCCATTCGATTTGCCAAGCAAGAAGGTCTTTCTGTTTCCTTGGATTTAGCTAGTTTTGAG ATGGTCAGGAATTCTAAATCAGAGCTTCGACAGCTTCTGGAGTCTGGTAACATAGATCTTTGCTTTGCTAACGAGGACGAAGCAGCAGAGCTCCTTAG GGGTGAGCAAGAAGCGGGTCCGGAGGCAGCTCTTGAGTTCCTAGGCAGACATTGCAGATGGGCTGTGGTAACTTTAGGGTCGAAAGGGTGCATTGCAAAACATGATAAAGAG GTGGTACATATATCAGCCATAGGAGAGACAGTAGCAACTGATGCCACAGGAGCCGGTGACCTATTCGCAAGCGGGTTTCTGTACGGACTAATAAAGGGATTGTCTTTGGAAGAATGTTGCAAAGTGGGATCATGCAGTGGTGGATCTGTCATCCGTGCTCTCGGTGGAGAAGTAACCCCAGAAAACTGGCAATGGATGCACAAACAGTTGCAGTTGAAGGGCTTACCTGTTCCTGACATCCACAACTGA
- a CDS encoding NmrA-like negative transcriptional regulator family protein (NmrA-like negative transcriptional regulator family protein; FUNCTIONS IN: binding, catalytic activity; INVOLVED IN: metabolic process; LOCATED IN: cellular_component unknown; EXPRESSED IN: 18 plant structures; EXPRESSED DURING: 11 growth stages; CONTAINS InterPro DOMAIN/s: NAD(P)-binding domain (InterPro:IPR016040), NmrA-like (InterPro:IPR008030); BEST Arabidopsis thaliana protein match is: NmrA-like negative transcriptional regulator family protein (TAIR:AT1G75280.1); Has 2081 Blast hits to 2077 proteins in 492 species: Archae - 4; Bacteria - 817; Metazoa - 4; Fungi - 543; Plants - 557; Viruses - 7; Other Eukaryotes - 149 (source: NCBI BLink).): MTSKILVIGATGLIGKVLVEESAKSGHATFALVREASLSDPVKAQLVERFKDLGVTILYGSLSDKESLVKAIKQVDVVISAVGRFQTEILNQTNIIDAIKESGNVKRFLPSEFGNDVDRTVAIEPTLSEFITKAQIRRAIEAAKIPYTYVVSGCFAGLFVPCLGQCHLRLRSPPRDKVSIYDTGNGKAIVNTEEDIVAYTLKAVDDPRTLNKILYIHPPNYIVSQNDMVGLWEEKIGKTLEKTYVSEEELLKTIQESKPPMDFLVGLIHTILVKSDFTSFTIDPSFGVEASELYPEVKYTSVDEFLNRFI; encoded by the exons ATGACGAGCAAGATTCTAGTTATCGGAGCTACAGGTCTCATCGGAAAAGTCCTCGTAGAGGAAAGCGCCAAGTCTGGCCACGCCACTTTCGCTCTGGTTAGAGAAGCCTCTCTCTCCGATCCCGTTAAGGCCCAACTCGTTGAGAGATTCAAAGATCTCGGCGTTACCATACTCTAC GGAAGTTTAAGTGATAAAGAGAGCTTAGTGAAGGCGATTAAACAAGTCGATGTCGTGATATCAGCTGTTGGTCGGTTTCAAACTGAAATTCTTAATCAAACCAATATCATCGATGCCATCAAAGAATCTGGAAATGTTAAG AGATTCTTACCGTCGGAATTTGGTAATGACGTGGATCGTACGGTAGCCATTGAGCCAACGCTATCAGAGTTCATCACTAAAGCTCAGATAAGGCGTGCCATTGAAGCTGCAAAGATACCTTATACGTATGTCGTCTCAGGTTGCTTTGCAGGTCTTTTTGTTCCTTGTTTGGGTCAATGCCACTTGCGACTCAGATCTCCTCCTAGAGACAAAGTTTCAATCTATGATACTGGCAATGGCAAAG CCATTGTCAACACTGAAGAAGACATCGTTGCATATACATTGAAAGCTGTTGATGATCCGAGAACACTTAACAAGATTCTCTACATTCACCCGCCCAATTACATTGTATCGCAGAACGATATGGTTGGTTTGTGGGAGGAAAAGATCGGTAAGACTCTCGAAAAGACTTATGTTTCAGAGGAAGAACTCCTCAAAACCATCCAAG AGAGTAAGCCTCCAATGGATTTTTTGGTGGGTCTGATCCATACAATCCTTGTGAAGAGTGACTTTACCTCCTTCACTATAGATCCTTCTTTTGGAGTTGAGGCTTCCGAGCTTTACCCTGAAGTCAAGTACACTAGTGTTGATGAGTTTCTTAACCGGTTTATCTGA
- the GAMMA CA1 gene encoding gamma carbonic anhydrase 1 (gamma carbonic anhydrase 1 (GAMMA CA1); CONTAINS InterPro DOMAIN/s: Trimeric LpxA-like (InterPro:IPR011004); BEST Arabidopsis thaliana protein match is: gamma carbonic anhydrase 3 (TAIR:AT5G66510.1).) produces the protein MGTLGRAFYSVGFWIRETGQALDRLGCRLQGKNYFREQLSRHRTLMNVFDKAPIVDKEAFVAPSASVIGDVHIGRGSSIWYGCVLRGDVNTVSVGSGTNIQDNSLVHVAKSNLSGKVHPTIIGDNVTIGHSAVLHGCTVEDETFIGMGATLLDGVVVEKHGMVAAGALVRQNTRIPSGEFLVLRILLLYLDRTYLIHFSDALTDYKCMGRKPSKVPQEAH, from the exons ATGGGAACCCTAGGCAGAGCATTTTACTCGGTCGGTTTTTGGATCCGTGAGACTGGTCAAGCTCTTGATCGCCTCGGTTGTCGCCTTCAAGGCAAAAATTACTTCCGAGAACAAC TGTCAAGGCATCGGACACTGATGAATGTATTTGATAAGGCTCCGATTGTGGACAAGGAAGCTTTTGTGGCACCAAGCGCCTCAGTTATTGGGGACGTTCACATTGGAAGAGGATCGTCCATTTGGTATGGATGCGTATTACGAG GCGATGTGAACACCGTAAGTGTTGGGTCAGGAACTAATATTCAGGACAACTCACTTGTGCATGTGGCAAAATCAAACTTAAGCGGGAAGGTGCACCCAACCATAATTGGAGACAATGTAACCATTG GTCATAGTGCTGTTTTACATGGATGTACTGTTGAGGATGAGACCTTTATTGGGATGGGTGCGACACTTCTTGATGGGGTCGTTGTTGAAAAGCATGGGATGGTTGCTGCTGGTGCACTTGTACGACAAAACACCAGAATTCCTTCTGGAGAG TTTCTAGTCTTGAGAATTCTTCTCCTCTATCTGGATAGAACGTATCTTATCCACTTTTCAGATGCCCTAACAGATTATAAAT GTATGGGGAGGAAACCCAGCAAGGTTCCTCAGGAAGCTCACTGA
- a CDS encoding NmrA-like negative transcriptional regulator family protein, producing the protein MTSKILVIGATGLIGKVLVEESAKSGHATFALVREASLSDPVKAQLVERFKDLGVTILYGSLSDKESLVKAIKQVDVVISAVGRFQTEILNQTNIIDAIKESGNVKRFLPSEFGNDVDRTVAIEPTLSEFITKAQIRRAIEAAKIPYTYVVSGCFAGLFVPCLGQCHLRLRSPPRDKVSIYDTGNGKAIVNTEEDIVAYTLKAVDDPRTLNKILYIHPPNYIVSQNDMVGLWEEKIGKTLEKTYVSEEELLKTIQGDHLKP; encoded by the exons ATGACGAGCAAGATTCTAGTTATCGGAGCTACAGGTCTCATCGGAAAAGTCCTCGTAGAGGAAAGCGCCAAGTCTGGCCACGCCACTTTCGCTCTGGTTAGAGAAGCCTCTCTCTCCGATCCCGTTAAGGCCCAACTCGTTGAGAGATTCAAAGATCTCGGCGTTACCATACTCTAC GGAAGTTTAAGTGATAAAGAGAGCTTAGTGAAGGCGATTAAACAAGTCGATGTCGTGATATCAGCTGTTGGTCGGTTTCAAACTGAAATTCTTAATCAAACCAATATCATCGATGCCATCAAAGAATCTGGAAATGTTAAG AGATTCTTACCGTCGGAATTTGGTAATGACGTGGATCGTACGGTAGCCATTGAGCCAACGCTATCAGAGTTCATCACTAAAGCTCAGATAAGGCGTGCCATTGAAGCTGCAAAGATACCTTATACGTATGTCGTCTCAGGTTGCTTTGCAGGTCTTTTTGTTCCTTGTTTGGGTCAATGCCACTTGCGACTCAGATCTCCTCCTAGAGACAAAGTTTCAATCTATGATACTGGCAATGGCAAAG CCATTGTCAACACTGAAGAAGACATCGTTGCATATACATTGAAAGCTGTTGATGATCCGAGAACACTTAACAAGATTCTCTACATTCACCCGCCCAATTACATTGTATCGCAGAACGATATGGTTGGTTTGTGGGAGGAAAAGATCGGTAAGACTCTCGAAAAGACTTATGTTTCAGAGGAAGAACTCCTCAAAACCATCCAAGGTGATcatttaaaaccataa
- the PDF1.4 gene encoding defensin-like protein (PDF1.4; FUNCTIONS IN: molecular_function unknown; INVOLVED IN: defense response; LOCATED IN: endomembrane system; EXPRESSED IN: 13 plant structures; EXPRESSED DURING: 9 growth stages; CONTAINS InterPro DOMAIN/s: Gamma thionin (InterPro:IPR008176), Low-molecular-weight cysteine-rich family (InterPro:IPR020191), Knottin (InterPro:IPR003614); BEST Arabidopsis thaliana protein match is: plant defensin 1.3 (TAIR:AT2G26010.1); Has 153 Blast hits to 153 proteins in 41 species: Archae - 0; Bacteria - 0; Metazoa - 0; Fungi - 0; Plants - 152; Viruses - 0; Other Eukaryotes - 1 (source: NCBI BLink).) gives MASSYTLMLFLCLSIFLIASTEMMAVEGRICERRSKTWTGFCGNTRGCDSQCKRWERASHGACHAQFPGFACFCYFNC, from the exons ATGGCTTCTTCTTACACACTTATGCTCTTCCTTTGCCTCTCCATCTTCCTTATAGCTTCCACTG AGATGATGGCGGTGGAAGGAAGAATTTGCGAGAGGAGAAGCAAGACATGGACAGGGTTTTGTGGCAACACTCGTGGCTGTGACAGTCAGTGTAAGAGATGGGAACGTGCTTCACACGGGGCTTGTCACGCTCAGTTCCCGGGTTTCGCATGTTTCTGCTACTTCAATTGCTGA
- the DHAR1 gene encoding dehydroascorbate reductase (dehydroascorbate reductase (DHAR1); FUNCTIONS IN: copper ion binding, glutathione dehydrogenase (ascorbate) activity; INVOLVED IN: in 6 processes; LOCATED IN: in 7 components; EXPRESSED IN: 7 plant structures; EXPRESSED DURING: seedling growth; CONTAINS InterPro DOMAIN/s: Thioredoxin fold (InterPro:IPR012335), Glutathione S-transferase, C-terminal (InterPro:IPR004046), Glutathione S-transferase, C-terminal-like (InterPro:IPR010987), Glutathione S-transferase/chloride channel, C-terminal (InterPro:IPR017933), Glutathione S-transferase, N-terminal (InterPro:IPR004045), Thioredoxin-like fold (InterPro:IPR012336); BEST Arabidopsis thaliana protein match is: dehydroascorbate reductase 2 (TAIR:AT1G75270.1); Has 5234 Blast hits to 5161 proteins in 1116 species: Archae - 0; Bacteria - 2090; Metazoa - 1076; Fungi - 186; Plants - 896; Viruses - 0; Other Eukaryotes - 986 (source: NCBI BLink).), with product MALEICVKAAVGAPDHLGDCPFSQRALLTLEEKSLTYKIHLINLSDKPQWFLDISPQGKVPVLKIDDKWVTDSDVIVGILEEKYPDPPLKTPAEFASVGSNIFGTFGTFLKSKDSNDGSEHALLVELEALENHLKSHDGPFIAGERVSAVDLSLAPKLYHLQVALGHFKSWSVPESFPHVHNYMKTLFSLDSFEKTKTEEKYVISGWAPKVNP from the exons atgGCTCTGGAAATCTGTGTGAAAGCTGCTGTTGGTGCTCCTGATCATCTCGGCGACT GTCCGTTCAGCCAACGGGCTCTTCTCACACTCGAGGAGAAGAGTCTTACCTACAAAATCCATCTGATTAACCTCTCTGACAAACCCCAGTG GTTCTTGGACATTAGTCCTCAAGGGAAAGTACCAGTGCTTAAGATCGACGACAAGTGGGTGACTGATTCCGACGTCATCGTTGGTATACTCGAGGAGAAGTATCCTGATCCACCACTCAAGACTCCTGCTGAATTTGCCTCTGTTGGATCCAACATTTTTGGTACTTTTGGGACATTCTTGAAGAGCAAAGACTCCAATGACGGATCTGAACATGCCTTGCTTGTTGAGCTAGAAGCTTTGGAAAACCATCTTAAGAGTCACGATGGCCCTTTTATCGCCGGAGAAAGAGTTTCCGCAGTGGATCTAAGCTTAGCACCAAAGCTTTACCACCTTCAAGTTGCTCTTGGCCATTTCAAAAGCTGGTCTGTCCCTGAGAGCTTTCCCCATGTCCATAACTACATGAAGACTCTGTTCTCGCTCGACTCTTTTGAGAAAACTAAGACCGAGGAAAAGTATGTGATCTCTGGATGGGCTCCCAAGGTTAACCCTTGA